The DNA window TTGGCCGACCGTCAAAGCGACCTTCGATGCGGTGAAACAGATAGGCAAGAACGGCCGGCGCGACTGAGGTCCCGATCAGGCCATCAGTTTCGAAGACCTGGACGGACGACTCTCCCAGGCGTTCGCTTTCAGCATCGAGCAAACGATCATAGGGACCACCGAGGCAATAGGGCTGCAGGGCCCGCTTCAGAACGTTGGACTGAAGGAGTACGGAGAGGCCCGTCAGGGTGCGTTGCTCGATCGGAGCGGAGGCCAGGGAACTCAACGCCGACCAAATGTGCTCCTTGGCTTCTGGCGTGATCTCGATCCGTTCGCGAGCCAGGATCGAGCTGATCCAGTCGGCTGCCCAGCCGCGTTCTGCAACGTCATCGATTTTCGCGAGCGGTTGAAGGAAAACGAACTCGGAGGTCTCTCCCGCGAGCGCGCCACCGAGATCATGCCAATCGCCGCCCATGGCGATCGCCGCCGCCCGGATCGAGCCACCGAAGTCAAATGCAAAGATTTGAGATTCGGGATATCGGCGAAACTGAAGCGCCATCAGCGCCAACAGCACCGACTTGCCGGCGCCGGTCGGTCCGACCACCAACGTGTGTCCAACATCGCCGACGTGGAGTGAAAATCGAAACGGGGTCGATCCCTCCGTCTTGGCCAGGAACAGAGGCGGCGCCTTGAAATGATGGTCCCTCGCTTCGCCTGCCCACACCGCGGACAGCGGAATCATGTGTGCCAAGTTGAGCGTTGAGATCGGCGGCTGGCGCACGTTGGCATAAACGTGACCCGGCAGGCTGCCAAGCCAGGCCTCGATCGCATTCACGGTCTCGATCATGCAGGTGAAATCCCGGCCCTGGATCACCTTTTCGACGAGGCGGAGTTTTTCATCTGCGGCAGCGGGGTCACTGTCCCATACCGTGACGGTAGCCGTGACGAAGGCCTCTCCAATCTGGTCAGAGCCCAATTCCTGCAAGGCGGCGTCTGCGTCCATGGCCTTGTTGTGGGCATCGGTATCGAGTAGCGCCGAGGCCTCATTCGTCATGACCTCCTTGAGGATCGCAGCCACCGACTTGCGTTTGGCGAACCATTGCCGCCTGATCCTCGTCAGGAGTTTTGTTGCGTCGCTCTTGTCGAGCATGATCGCCCGGGTCGACCAGCGATAGGCGAACGCGAGGCGGTTCAGGTCGTCGAGAATGCCAGGCGTGGTTGCCGTCGGAAATCCCACGACCGTCAAGACCCGCAGGTGCGCCTCGCCCAGCATCGGCTCGAGCCCACCCGTCATCGGTTGATCGGCGAGCAGCGCGTCAAGATACATCGGGATCTCGGGTACCCTGACGCGATGCCGTTTGGTCGAGACCGTCGAATGCAGGTAAGTCAGGGTTTCCTGGTCATCGAGCCAAGCGCATTCGGGCATGAAGCCTTCCACGAGCTGCAGAACGCGATTGGTCCGGTCGAGAAAGCCGCGGAGGAGCTCACGCGCATCGGCATCGACGGTGCGGTTGCTGCCTTCATAAAGCAGCCGTTCGGCTTTCGCCGTGCCCTCAGCCGGCGGGAGATACAGAAACGTGAGGAAATAGCTCGACTCGTAATGTGCGCCGGCTTCTTCGAACTGTGCCCTCCGCTCGGCATCGACCAAGGCGGATGCCGCATCCGGAAACGTGTTAGGCGGATAAGCTCCGGTTGAATGGCGCTGGGCTTCGACAAAGATCGCCCAGCCAGATTCGAGACGGCGGAGTGCGTTGTTCAGACGACCGGCAATGGCGACGAGTTCGGCCGGCACGGCGCTATCAAGATCCGGCCCCCGGAACTTCGCAGTCCGTTGAAACGAGCCATCCTTGTTCAGGATGATCCCCTCATCGACAAGAGCCGCCCACGGTAGAAAGTCCGCTAAGCGCGCATTCGAATGGCGATACTCAGCTAGGTTCATCATTGGAGAACTCACGAATTGAGATGGCTGGGGATACGCAAGTGTCGGCGGACGACCTCGACGAAGTCGGGGTCGCGCTTGACGGCCCAGACAGCGGCCATATGGCCGACGAACCAAAGCACAAGGCCAGCAACCCAAAGCCGCAGACCAATACCGAGCGCCGCGGCAAGCGTGCCGTTGACGATAGCGATGGAGCGCGGCGCACCGCCCATCAGGATTGGTTCAGTCAGCGCGCGATGCACGGGCGTGACGAAGCCTGGGATCTGTGGTTCCATCAGATCACCACTCCCCCGCCGAACGAGAAGAACGACAGAAAGAAGCTGGACGCGGCGAACGCGATCGACAAACCGAACACGATCTGGATCAGCCTGCGGAAGCCACCTGAGGTATCACCAAACGCGAGGGATAACCCGGTCACGATGATGATGATCACGGCGATGATTTTCGCGACAGGGCCTTCGACCGATTGCAGGATCTGGTTGAGCGGTTGCTCCCACGGCATGTTGGAGCCAGCAGCCAAAACCGGACTAACGACAAAAAAGGTGGCCACGAACACACTTGAAGAGACGACCCTTCGCTCAAACGAAGAAGCAAACATCATGACTGGTCTCCTATTGCTGCAAGGCTGTAGTCACCGGACTTTGCGAGCCCTGTGACATCCGCGAGTTCGACTAGCCGCCGATCGGCACCGCGGCCGGAAAGGACGGCGATGACGTTGATGGTCTCCGCGATCAAGGCGCGCGGGACTGTGACGACGGCTTCCTGGATAAGTTGTTCGAGCCGGCGCAGAGCACCGAGAGCGGTGCCCGCGTGGATGGTGCCTATTCCACCTGGATGGCCTGTGCCCCAGGCCTTGAGCAGGTCGAGCGCTTCGGCGCCACGGACCTCTCCGATCGGGATACGATCGGGCCGCAGACGGAGTGAGGAACGCACAAGGTCAGACAGCGAGATCACGCCGTCCTTGGTTCGTAGCGCGACAAGATTCGGTGCCCTGCACTGCAATTCGCGCGTATCTTCGATCAGAACAACTCGATCCGAGGTCTTGGCGACTTCCGCCAGCAGTGCGTTTGTGAGCGTGGTCTTGCCGCTAGAGGTGCCACCGGCGACCAGGATGTTCTTGCGAGCCTCGACTGCACCTTTGAGAGCACCGGCCTGGAACGAGTTCATGATGCCGGCGGCGACATACTCATTCAGGGTGAACACGGCGACCGCCGGCTTACGAATCGCGAACGCTGGAGCAGCAACCACCGGAGGCAACAATCCTTCGAAGCGCTCGCCCGTCTCGGGTAACTCGGCCGAGATAAGCGGCGCGCCAGCATGAACCTCAGCGCTCACGTGGTGGGCAACCAATCGGACGATACGTTCCCCGTCGGTGGCGGAGAGGCGTTCGCCGGTGTCCGCCAAACCGCTCGACAGCCGATCGATCCACAATCGGCCGTCCGGGTTGAGCATCACCTCAACGATCGCGGGATCGTCCAGAAAGCTCGCGATCACGGGGCCTAGCGCTGTGCGAAGCATCCGTACGCCGCGCGAGATCGCCCCCGACCCTGTAGGATAGATTGCCATCACCGCCCCAACAGTTGAGGCCGCTTCAAGCGGCCTCAGATGGGATGATTAGAAAAGGCAGGAAATGGATTTGTGCAACGAGAGCACTGGCGGGTTCGTAGCCTGGCGTAGGAAAAGAAGCGATCGAGAGTTGTCTACTGGCCCGTAGATACTTCCGCTTTTGTCCCGCGAACGGACATCATCAGTCCGTCGGGCCACTTCCGAATGTGCCATAAGCGGAAGCCCTGAACACGATTGACGAACTCTGCGTGCTAAAGAATCTCGGTCTCCAATGACGGCTCGCTCTTGACTAGGCCGGGCTCCAGCGGCGCGATATTTCGGCCCTGTTCTCGTAGGACGCCTCGAAGATCGGCGCCGCGAGCGTCGCCCGCACATGGAGAAGCGTCTTATCCAGATTTCGAAAGCCGTGTTTCATCCCCGCGGGAATCAGTACGGACTGGTTCCTGGTGACGATAGCGGACTCGTTGCCGAGAACGATCTCGGCTCTGCCATTGATGACTTCCAGCACTTCCTCGACCGCGTGAATATGAATTGGTGCACCGAGGCCCTCGTCACAAAACTGCTCGAAGATGCATAGCTGACGTCCGCCGAGCATGATCGACATCCGCATCTGCGTCATGACGCCGTCGCGCCACTTCTCGTCCGCCTTGGCGTTATGATCGAGAACGTTCATCGTAGACCTTTCGATATGGTGAGTGGTTTGTCCGGAAAGAGTGAGTGGCCCGAGGGCTCATTGAAGATTAACTCGTGTGGTTCAAATCGAAGGCTTGATAATTCGACCAGCTCAACCGTGAAGACCCTACACGAGGGCATCGACGCCGACCAAGCTCTCGATAAACCGCTGATCGATCGGACGCGTGCCGTCGGCCGCATCGAAGATAACGGCGCCGCGATCCATGACCAAAAGCCGACTGGTGAATTCGAGCGCGATATCGACATGCTGCTCGACCAGCAAGATTGCGACGCCGGATTCAGCGCGAATGCGCTTCATTGCGTCGACAATGAGATCCACGATCACTGGCGCAAGTCCTTCCATCGGCTCATCCATCAAGAGAATGGAAGGATTACCCATCAATGCACGGCCGATGCACAGCATCTGCTGCTCGCCGCCGGACAGCTTGGTGCCACCAATGTTGCGCCGTTCCAGTAAGCGCGGAAACAGATCGAAGACCCTCGTCAAGGTCCATTCGTCCACACCACGGCCCCGGCCCCGCGCAGCCACCGCGAGGTTTTCCTCGACGCTCAACGAGGGAAATATCTCTCGCTCCTGAGGGACGAAGCCGAGACCGCGGGCCGCACGTGTAAATCGCGGAAGGTCCTGAATCGGCTCGCCCGCGAGCCTGATGACGCCGCCTTTGATGTCAGCGCGCCCGGCAATTGTCGAGACCAGCGTCGTTTTTCCGACGCCATTACGCCCGAGCACCGCCAGCGTCTCTCCCCCTGGCAGCTCGAACGAGACGTCCGTGACGACTTGGGTCGCGCCCCACCCGGCGCTGACCCGTTCGCAGGCAAGAGCCGTCCCACCGCTTCCATCTCTCGTATCACCCATGATGACGATGCCCCAGATAAATGTCGCGAACAAAGCTGTTCGATGCAATCTCTTGAGGAGAGCCCTCGACCACGATCTGTCCCGCGACAAGCACGCTGATCCGCTGCGCGAAGCGCGCAACCAGCTTCATGTCATGCTCGATGAACAGGACAGACACGTCAGACGGCAACCGCTCGATCAGTTCGAACACCGCGTGCGAATCCGCCGGGTGAACGCCCGCTGCCGGCTCGTCCAGCAACAGGACGGACGGCCGCAGCGCCAGCGCGATGGCTATCTCGACGAGCCGCTGCCGACCGTAGGACAGCTCCGCAATGGACGATATCGCAGTGCTCTCGAGCTTGAGGCTTTCCAGGATGTCGTAGGCCGCCTCCGCGGTCTGACGCTTGAGCGCCCTACCGCCGATCATCCTGCTACCGCCGCCCACACGCTCGGCGACAGCAAGTTGAACATGCTCGATGACGCTCAGCTCGCGAAGTAATGAATTGATCTGGAAAGTTCTTGCGAGCCCCGCTTTCACCCTGCGGTGGGCCGGCAACTGTGTCACGTCACGCTCGTTGACCCAAACAGCTCCCTTTGTTGGCGGCAGATTCCCGGTCAGAAGATTGATGAATGTCGTCTTGCCCGCTCCGTTAGGGCCGATCAGGGCCTGGCGCGAACCGACCTTCATTTCGAAGTCGACATCGGAAACGACCGTGGTGCCGTTGAAGATTTTGGTGAGCTGTCGGGTGCGCAGCGCGGATGCTCGGATCATTGTCCTGTCCCGCATTCGAATCTGCCCGATGACTGCTTCTGACGGCCCAGATCCGGCCTTACACGACCAAATCTAGCGACCCTTTCGATCAGACCGATCAGGCCGCCGGGCGCAAACAGCACGATCGCGATCAGGATCAGGCCGATCCAGAAAAGCCAGGAGACAGGATCATCCTTTGCCAACTCATCCTGGAGAATCATATAGGACGCGGCCCCTACGAATGCCCCGTACAGACGGCCGCGCCCGCCGACGACAAGCATGATCAAGACTGCGCCCGCCATCTCCAATCCAAACACTGACAGCGAGACGAATTGAGCAATCTGGGCGGAAAGACCGCCCGCAACGCCAGCCAACGCGGCGCTGATTGTGAACGCGATCAGCTTGCGCTTCATCACGGGCACGCCGATCGCCTGCATGCGGACGGGGTTCAAACGGATGCCGACCAACGACCGGCCGAACGGCGAGTTGACCAGCGTTCGGACGAATATCCATGAGACGAACAGCACGACGACGCAATAGAGAAAGGCAACGCGCCCAAACAGGTCGAATTCGAAATGGCCGAAGATCGGCGAAATCTCGATGCCTTGCAGGCCGTCATGTCCGCCGGTGATGCCCGCAAACCGATTGGCCAATTCGCCGAACAGCAAGGTCAGGGCAAGACCGAGCATCAAGAGCGTCAGGCCGCGTGTACGCAGAATAACGGCTCCTGACACCAGGCCAATCGCGCCGGCGGCGAGTCCGGCGCAGAGCAAGCCCGTGATCGGCTCCGACCATCCACCCGCAGCAAGCAGGCCTGCTGCGTAGGCGCCCGCGCCGAAAAACGCGGTATGGCCCAGAATGACGATGCCGGCATATCCCACGACGATGTCATAGGACAGGGTGAACAGGATCATCACGATGATCTGAGATGCAAACGGCAGATAGGTTGGAAATATCAGCCATACAGCGGCACAGGCCAGCCAAGGGAGCAGCTCCCAGATTTTAAACGCATGTGATCGTACCAGAAAAGTTGCGGCCTGCTCTTGGCGGGGGTCCATATCAGTAGACCTCAACGCGGTTAAGCAAACCACCGGGACGCCAAAGCAGGAAGCCAAACAAGGCGAGATAGATAAAGAAGGCGCCGAACTCGGGCGCGAGGATCTTGCACGCACTGTCACCGATGCCGAGCAGCAGCGCAGCGACGAACGGACCAGTCACGGTACCGAGCCCACCGATCGATACAACGATCAGGAAATAGGCGAGATTCTCGAGAGGGTAGCCCGGCGAGATCGCGATCATGTCACCTCCGAGGCCGCCGCCGACCGCAGCCAACGCGCTCCCCACGGCGAAGACGACCGAGAACAACGTTCTCGTATCGATACCGACGGCTTCAGCCATCGCGCGGTTGTCGACTGTCGCACGAATACGCATACCGGTATTGGTCCGTTCGATCACGACCAGTAATGCGACGAAAATCGCAACGCCTGTCACGATTAGGACGATCCGGTACATGGGGAAGGTTCGCAGTCCCAAATCGATCTGGCCGCTAAGAGCCGCCGGAATTGCCACGGTCTGGGGAATCGGGCCGTAGAGATATTGCGCGACAGCGGAAGACACGAAGATGAGGCCCATGCTCAACAGCACCTGGTCGAACTCGCCGGACTTGTAGACCCTCGCATAGAGCAGCCGCTCGAGCACGACGCTGACTGCCGCGACCAGTGCCGCCGACAAGATGACGGCCGGTCCGAATGGAATCGCGGACCGGTGGAGAAGCGTGATCAGCAGGTAGCCTCCGGCCATCGCGAAGGCGCCATGCGCGAGATTGGCGATTCCCAGCAAGCCCATGGTGATCGAGAGGCCGACCGAGATGATATAGAGGACCATCGCATAGGCCGTTCCCGTAAAGAGAATGCTGAGCACGATGTCAGACACGTTTGCGTTCGCTTTCAGCCAAGATGATCAGTTCTCGCATCGGTTGCTTGTCACTCCGGGTTAAACGTTTTCCAGGGATCCTTCTGGGGCGGATCCTCCTCAAAGGTCACATTGCCCGGCCTTCCGTTCACGATCTCGACCTTGTTCATCTTGATTGGCTGCACGATATCCCGGCTCTGCGGATCGATCGACACGTCGCCACGCGGACTGCTCGTGCCCTTCCAATTGGAGAGCGACTTGAGCATGGCAGGGCCATCCGCGTGCGGACCGACTTCCTTGACTGCTGCGTAGATCGCCGACATCGTGTCCCATCCGGATACCGCCGTGACGTTCGGCAGCGCATCCTCGCCGTACTCGGCCTTCCATGCCTTCACGAAATCGACGTTGCCGTCGTTCTTGCTGGCGGCCGCATAGGTCGCGGCGCTAATGAAACCAACTACGTCCGGGGGCATGTTCGGGAGTTCGTCGTCCAGCGCGTTGTCACCAGGACCGATGAGCTTGACGCCCGCCTCTCGCAACCCGGCATCGTTGAACGCCTTCGCAACGGCCGGCATGCGCCCGTTATTGACGAAGATGAACACTGCTTCGGGCTTCTCCGACTTGAGGCGTTCCATGAAGGGGAGGTAGTCCGTTGTGACCATCGGAGCGCGGACCGCGCTCACGACCTTGCCGCCATTTTCTTCGAACCCTTTCTTGAAGGCTGCCTCAGAATCAGTGCCGGCCGCATAATCGGCGACCAGACTGGCCGAGACCTTGATGCCGTGCTTGGCGGCCCATACTCCCATCGGATATGCCGTCTGCCATTGCGTATAGGAAAAGCGCACGAAATACGGTGACGACCTTGTCAGGCTCGACGTAGTTGCGTTCATCAACGCAACCGGGACCTTGGCTTCGGTGGCGATCTTAGCCAGCGCAAAGCCTTGCGGGGACAGCGCGATACCGGTGAGCACCTTGACGCCATCGCGCACGATTAGCTCTTGTGCAATTCGGCGCGTATTGTCCGGTACACCGGCGTCGTCACGGCGGATCACCTGAACCGCGGGCACTTCCTTGCCATGGATCTTTTCATAAAGTCGCGCGCCACGATCAATGCTGTCACCAAGCGCCGCAAACGGACCAGACAGCGGTGCGATCAAACCGACCTTCACCACATCTTCCGCGGCAGCATCCTTGGGAGCCCCGAACGACACAACAGCGATATACGCCGCAGCACTCATCAGTGCAGACAAACGAAAACGCATCGGCAGAACTCCTAAGGCCTACTTCCGCGCTTCACCTGAATCATCAGCGCTGCGAGAAAACTATTGAGAACCGAACCAACGCGCGCAACCTAGAAAAAACTCACGAAGATGAATGCAAAAAATTCATTGTCGGACTAACCAAACTGCCACGTTCGTAGGCTTTTATCGCTCAATCGGGATGCATTTCGCTTACGGCATGCTCAATTCAGTTTTATTGCCGGTTACGATCAGTCCGGTCACGAAAATTGATGACTTTTTTGACGCTTATCGCACAGCCGAACTTGTATTACCCCTCGCCTCCAGATCGACGCATGCGACAAGATGGGAAGCAGAATGCCTTATGCGGGTTCGAGCAACGAACTGTTCTACGAAGATCTTGGAGAAGGTCATCCGATCTTCTTCATCCCCGGCTTCGGTGGCGTCGGCTCATTCTGGCGCGGTCAGATCGAGTTCTTCAAGTCGCGCTTCAGGGTCATCGTGATCGACCAACGCGGCGCGGGCGCCAGTGCACGCAGCCAGCAGGAATACTCACTCGATCAAATGACCGACGACGTGCAAATCGTCATGGATGCCGCGAAGATCGACGCGGCCGTCCTCGTCGGCCACTCTACAGGGGGCGCGATCGCGCAGACATTGGCTGTCCGCACCCCTGAACGGATCTCCGGGATGCTGCTCTCCTCGACCTGGTGCACGCCAGGCAATTATTTCCGTCGCGTGTTCGAGTTCAGGCGATCTCTGCTGGAGCTCGGTGCCACGGACCTGTTCCACAAGGCCGGTATATTTTTTCGCTACCCTCCCCATTACGCAGAGACTCACGATGCTGCTTTCGAAAATGGCGGTGACGTCGACGTCGACATCAACATCTCGCGCATTAACGCCGTCCTGCATGCAGACTTGAACCCGGTCATTGACCGGATCAAGGTTCCGACGTTGGTGGTCGCCGCACGCGACGACACCCTAGTTCCGCAATACATGTCGGAAGAAGTGGCGCAGCGGATCGCCCATTCCAAATACATTGTCCTGGATCAAGGCGGCCACTTCCTGCCGGAAACGCGCAGCAGCGACTACAACGGTTTGCTCGCTGAGTTTCTCAGCAGTCTTGGGTTGCCGCGCCACAGCGCGAACAAGAAACACCAATCCGCAATATGATTGCGGAAGCCATCCGCTTTCGAGAAAACTCGAACTGAATGAGGTGCCGACCGACAAGTCTCTATCAAAATCCGCCGGCAAACTTCGTCTTTATAAACTCGGCGAAGCCCACATACTTGGCCAAGGCAATCTTATCCGCATCCGCGATCAGATACAGGTCGCGCTCTCGCGTATCGGAATACTGGCCGAGCAGCTTCACCAGACGCCCGGACTTGAGGTCGTCGTTGACCAGGAATGCGGCGAGCCGCGCGATCCCGAAGCCGTCGATCGCGGCTCGATAGACCGCGCTGCCGAAGCTGATGAATCGGGCCGGCGGAACGACGTTGAGCTCTTTATCGTCAACAATGAACTGCCAATGAGGATGGGTCCCGATGATCAGACAATTATGCGATTGCAGGTCTCGCGGATGATCGGGGTTTCCATGTCGTTCGATATAGCTAGGAGCCGCGCAGACGGTCCAGGGATTGGGCGCGAGTTTGATCGAAGCCTTGTTCTTGTCCGAGGATGCGAGCGACTGCACCGTGAAATCGTAATCGACGTTCGAGCCAAGCTCGGACGGAATCAGCTCGATGCGCATCTGCGGATTGGCCTGCAGGTATTCTGCCACGAAGCCGACCAGCTTTCTCTCCAACAGCGCCGCGGGAGCGCTTATTACAAGCTGGCCAACCGGGATCGGCGAGAACTGCCCCAGATCGTCGGCCGCGACCGCGATCGCGGACAACAGCGGCTTGATCCGCTGAAAATAGGCTTCGCCAGCGGCTGTCAGTTCGACCTTCCGCGTGGTTCTGGAGAGCAACTGCACGCCAAGTCGGTCTTCAAGCAAGGCGACCCGCCGACTGATCGCAGACGGCGTCAGCCGCAGGCGGCGAGCCGCGCCGGCGAAACCTCCGCTCTCGGCCACCAGGATGAAAACCTCGAGTTCCGACGCCATCCGCAACCCGACCTTTCGTCGTCCTCTCCAGTGACTAGCCGGCCTGCGTCGCAGCGCCGTGCGTCACTGTCTCATATACGATCGCAGGACGGAAGCGAGCCGTGCGTAACCCGGTCAGCGGCCGCGATACCGCGAGGATTGGCGCGCTCCCGAGCCATCTGGGTCGATCAACCGCTACGCGCCGCCTCTCGGGGGACAGGCGGCATCGAGAAAAGAGCGCCGTTCGTAACGAACTGCGCACGACGCGGTTGCTGGTTTTGAGAATTCTCTAAGGGGCTGAATGACATGAATCAAAACTCAAAGGTTGCAATCGTCGGCGGGGGAATCTGCGGTCTTGCGCTTGCTCTCAATCTCCATCGCCGTGGCATCCGATGCCGCGTCTTCGAACGGGTGCCGGAGATCAAGCCGCTCGGCGTTGGCATTACATTGCTACCACACGCGATGCGGGAATTGACCGCATTGGGCTTGGGCGACGAGTTGCTGGCCGCCGGCATCGAAAACCGGGAGAGTTGCTTCTTCAATCGGTTCGGACAACTTATCTACAAGGAGCCGCGGGGCAAATTCGCGGGCTACGATGTTCCCGAAGTGGGCATCCATCGGGGTCGGCTGCACCTAATCCTCGCCAACGCCGTGCGCGACCGGCTCGGGCATGATGCGGTCCGCACGAACCACGAATGCGCCGGTGTCGTGCAGGACGAGCAGGGCGTCACGGTCTCCTTTAAGGAAACGTCGACCGGCCGTCAGCTCGAGGACGTGCGCGCGGAAGTGGTGATCGCATGTGATGGCATCAATTCGGCAATCCGTAAACGGTATTATCCGGATGAGAAGCTCGCGTTTGCTGGCATCAACAGCTGGCGCGGCGTAACCCGACGCAAGCCGATCCTCGGCGGCCACACCTATATGCGGATCGGCTCGATTCGCACGGGCAAGATCGTGATCTACCCGATTATCGACAATATCGACGGCGAGGGCAA is part of the Bradyrhizobium canariense genome and encodes:
- a CDS encoding LysR family transcriptional regulator is translated as MASELEVFILVAESGGFAGAARRLRLTPSAISRRVALLEDRLGVQLLSRTTRKVELTAAGEAYFQRIKPLLSAIAVAADDLGQFSPIPVGQLVISAPAALLERKLVGFVAEYLQANPQMRIELIPSELGSNVDYDFTVQSLASSDKNKASIKLAPNPWTVCAAPSYIERHGNPDHPRDLQSHNCLIIGTHPHWQFIVDDKELNVVPPARFISFGSAVYRAAIDGFGIARLAAFLVNDDLKSGRLVKLLGQYSDTRERDLYLIADADKIALAKYVGFAEFIKTKFAGGF
- a CDS encoding flavin-dependent oxidoreductase — protein: MNQNSKVAIVGGGICGLALALNLHRRGIRCRVFERVPEIKPLGVGITLLPHAMRELTALGLGDELLAAGIENRESCFFNRFGQLIYKEPRGKFAGYDVPEVGIHRGRLHLILANAVRDRLGHDAVRTNHECAGVVQDEQGVTVSFKETSTGRQLEDVRAEVVIACDGINSAIRKRYYPDEKLAFAGINSWRGVTRRKPILGGHTYMRIGSIRTGKIVIYPIIDNIDGEGNQLINWMADIHRDTFTLNDWNKPGNLADFLPVYKNWNFDWLDVAQMIRESEQILEYPMVDKDPIETWTFDRITLAGDAAHPMYPRGSNGAAQSLIDARTLADALQRHSDARSALKAYEAARVTAAANVVRTNRQFPPDFINTKVEELVGDRPFQNLDDYITQDELRTLSENYKRVAGFTLTDVTSVRPGL